The Bos javanicus breed banteng chromosome 11, ARS-OSU_banteng_1.0, whole genome shotgun sequence genome includes a window with the following:
- the LOC133256917 gene encoding large ribosomal subunit protein uL23-like: MKMAPKAKKEAPAPPKAEAKAKALKAKKAVLKGVHSHKKKKIRTSPTFRQPKTLRLRRQPKYPRKSAPRRNKLYHYAIIKFPLTTESAMNKIEDNNTLVFIVDVKANKHQIKQAVKKLYDIDVAKVNTLIRPDGEKKAYVRLAPDYDALDVANKIGII; the protein is encoded by the coding sequence ATGAAGATGGCGCCGAAGGCAAAGAAGGAAGCCCCTGCTCCTCCTAAAgctgaagccaaagcaaaggctTTGAAGGCCAAGAAAGCAGTGTTGAAAGGTGTCCacagccacaaaaaaaagaagatccGGACATCGCCCACCTTCCGGCAGCCCAAAACACTGCGGCTCAGGAGGCAGCCCAAATATCCTCGGAAGAGCGCCCCTAGGAGAAACAAActttaccactatgccatcaTCAAATTCCCCCTCACCACCGAGTCAGCCATGAATAAAATAGAAGACAACAACACACTGGTATTCATTGTGGATGTCAAGGCCAACAAGCACCAAATTAAACAGGCTGTGAAGAAGCTCTATGACATTGACGTGGCTAAGGTCAATACTCTGATCAGGCCTGATGGAGAGAAGAAGGCATATGTTCGACTGGCCCCTGACTATGATGCTTTGGATGTTGCCAACAAAATTGGCATCATCTAA